The following are from one region of the Paenibacillus protaetiae genome:
- a CDS encoding GNAT family N-acetyltransferase gives MTEQVRLVKPTAELRDEYLAFYEEWKESGEEMVPWVISKDPSDFPMMLQSLFNQERGENLPEGWVPDSTYWLITDSNKVVGAVNIRHKLSEKLYNTGGHIGYGIRASERRKGYATKLLALALEQAKQLGIGKVLVVCDQRNAASKKTILKNGGIQDASFIEEDGNVIERFWIG, from the coding sequence ATGACCGAGCAAGTTCGGCTTGTAAAACCAACAGCAGAGCTTAGAGATGAATATTTGGCTTTTTACGAGGAATGGAAAGAGAGCGGTGAAGAGATGGTTCCTTGGGTCATAAGCAAGGACCCTTCGGATTTTCCAATGATGCTGCAGTCTCTGTTCAATCAGGAACGAGGCGAGAATCTGCCCGAAGGATGGGTGCCGGATTCGACTTATTGGCTGATTACAGACAGCAATAAAGTCGTTGGCGCCGTAAACATCAGGCATAAGCTTTCGGAGAAGCTGTACAATACCGGCGGCCATATCGGCTACGGCATCCGCGCTTCCGAAAGAAGGAAAGGGTATGCCACTAAGCTTCTGGCGTTAGCCCTGGAACAAGCAAAGCAGCTTGGGATCGGTAAAGTGCTTGTGGTATGCGATCAGCGCAATGCCGCGTCCAAAAAAACGATATTGAAAAACGGCGGCATCCAAGATGCCAGTTTTATTGAAGAAGACGGCAACGTGATCGAACGGTTTTGGATCGGTTAG
- a CDS encoding efflux RND transporter permease subunit, translating to MRSLILGSFRNKSAVSILIVMVLGLGIFSYFKLPMEFLPEADNPQVTVSVIGPGYDAASMEQSVTNPLEQALAGIKGKSNVFSSSGDGYAQVNLDFESGTDMKEAKQEVERAVNAVQLPEHVSPPYVVQFNTSMIPISFVTLTFNDGVTEAQKEQLEQTVSDRFRDIDGAGEVQLSGKTQPKITITPDPDKLAAKGVPLQALYGVLQGRQASASVGQSTIGGQIVNLNVSGSLSGIDALKALPAAPGVALSDIAEVALADDKESVNRIDGKDALMLVVSKSASANAVKVGDGVDKAIKELNAEHPEINLRVMLSTSEQVVHSVNSMMREVLMGALFATIVILLFMRNIRATLVTIVSIPLSLGMTLYLLDMSGITLNILTLGGVAVAVGRLVDDSIVVIENIFRRLQKEKFSIDVVVDATREVSRAITASTLTTVAVFLPMGLLRGSLQDFLLPFALTVTYSLLSSLIVALTVVPLLSAGVLKKASIKEHLPSKRFMAFLNWNLRFKWVPILIAFVLLAGSVGTYIAMPKGALDQSSASMVNVSLSYKPDTPLDQVLDNGKKLEAFLMNRKEQEWVNMSMGNSSDSARYGSVQSPTLVTYMMQIKKGENAQHVIDAIQAERPNYPGADLTAGTSSLLGGGGGTQVFIDVTGNDLNQISKTSEEVIAAIKPIKNVLKVESNQDEKKTVYTLKVDASAAKAGDISSQLQSLLNEVPIGTINAGGQLLSVNLEPTLKPASEDDLNKLTVMTDNGPQVVSSLAQWDKEELPTQFYHKDGKSYVRVTATVDPEQLSTAGDDIDEALKKITPPDGVKLNVGGAEADQSADFASLFMMMLVSIGIVYLIMVVTFKTLRAPIAILSSLLFVPIGAVLGLIIAGITPDFTAIFGIVMLVGVVVTNAIVLIDRVRQNETRMSIRESLIEAAATRMRPILMTAIATICAMLPLVFGSTESGSIVSQSLAVVVIGGLAVATLLTLVIVPCIYELLFFRKSAIQRREAGSEVNSAV from the coding sequence ATGAGGTCACTCATTTTAGGTTCGTTCCGTAACAAATCGGCGGTCAGTATCCTGATCGTCATGGTGCTTGGGCTGGGGATATTCAGCTATTTCAAGCTGCCGATGGAATTTCTGCCGGAAGCGGATAACCCGCAGGTGACAGTTTCGGTTATCGGTCCGGGTTACGATGCGGCTTCGATGGAGCAATCCGTTACGAATCCGCTTGAACAGGCGCTTGCGGGCATTAAAGGGAAAAGCAATGTATTCTCGTCATCCGGTGACGGGTACGCGCAAGTGAACTTGGATTTTGAGTCTGGAACAGATATGAAGGAAGCGAAGCAGGAGGTAGAGCGTGCGGTGAATGCCGTACAGCTGCCGGAGCACGTATCTCCGCCTTATGTTGTACAGTTTAACACGTCGATGATTCCGATATCGTTCGTGACGCTCACGTTTAACGATGGGGTTACGGAAGCGCAGAAAGAGCAGCTGGAGCAAACCGTAAGCGACCGGTTCCGCGATATCGACGGAGCAGGCGAAGTGCAGCTGTCCGGCAAGACGCAGCCCAAAATTACGATTACGCCGGACCCCGACAAGCTTGCTGCCAAAGGCGTTCCGCTTCAGGCGCTGTACGGCGTGCTCCAAGGCCGTCAGGCATCGGCTTCGGTTGGACAAAGCACGATCGGCGGCCAGATCGTTAACTTGAATGTATCGGGCAGCTTATCCGGCATTGATGCGTTGAAAGCTCTCCCGGCAGCCCCCGGCGTCGCGCTGAGCGACATCGCCGAAGTGGCGCTTGCGGATGACAAAGAGAGCGTCAACCGCATCGACGGCAAAGATGCCCTTATGCTGGTTGTATCCAAAAGCGCAAGCGCCAATGCGGTTAAAGTGGGTGACGGCGTCGATAAGGCTATCAAGGAATTAAACGCTGAACATCCGGAAATTAACCTTCGCGTCATGCTCAGCACATCCGAGCAGGTGGTCCATTCCGTTAACAGCATGATGCGGGAAGTGCTTATGGGCGCGCTGTTCGCTACGATCGTTATTCTGCTCTTCATGCGCAACATCCGTGCGACGCTTGTTACCATCGTGTCCATTCCGCTGTCGCTTGGCATGACGCTTTATTTGCTGGATATGTCCGGCATTACGCTTAATATATTGACGCTTGGCGGCGTAGCGGTTGCGGTTGGCCGCTTGGTTGATGACAGCATTGTCGTCATCGAGAACATTTTCCGACGTTTGCAAAAGGAGAAATTCTCTATTGATGTAGTTGTCGATGCGACGCGTGAAGTATCCCGGGCGATAACGGCGTCCACGCTGACGACGGTTGCGGTGTTCCTGCCGATGGGGCTGCTTCGCGGAAGCTTGCAAGATTTCCTGCTGCCGTTTGCGCTCACTGTGACGTATTCGCTGCTTTCTTCTTTGATTGTCGCGCTTACGGTTGTTCCGCTGCTTAGCGCGGGCGTGCTGAAAAAAGCATCCATTAAAGAACATCTGCCGAGCAAACGGTTTATGGCGTTCCTGAACTGGAACCTGCGGTTCAAATGGGTGCCGATTCTGATTGCGTTTGTGCTGCTGGCCGGTTCGGTCGGAACTTATATTGCGATGCCTAAAGGCGCGCTGGACCAATCCAGCGCTTCGATGGTGAACGTATCGCTTTCGTACAAACCGGATACGCCGCTTGACCAGGTGCTGGATAACGGCAAAAAACTCGAGGCGTTCCTGATGAACCGCAAGGAGCAGGAGTGGGTCAACATGTCGATGGGCAACAGCTCCGATTCGGCGCGTTACGGCTCAGTCCAATCGCCGACTCTTGTAACGTACATGATGCAGATCAAAAAAGGCGAAAATGCACAACATGTTATCGACGCCATTCAAGCCGAACGGCCAAACTATCCCGGTGCCGATCTGACTGCTGGAACAAGCAGCTTGCTTGGCGGTGGAGGCGGCACGCAAGTATTTATTGATGTAACGGGCAATGATTTGAATCAAATCTCTAAAACATCTGAAGAAGTGATTGCAGCGATCAAGCCAATCAAAAACGTGCTTAAGGTCGAAAGCAACCAGGATGAGAAAAAAACGGTGTATACGCTGAAGGTTGATGCATCGGCTGCTAAAGCGGGGGACATTTCGTCGCAGCTGCAAAGCCTGCTCAACGAGGTTCCGATCGGCACGATCAATGCCGGCGGACAGCTGTTGTCCGTCAATCTGGAGCCGACGCTGAAGCCGGCATCCGAGGATGATCTGAATAAGCTTACGGTGATGACGGACAACGGCCCACAAGTCGTGTCCAGCCTTGCACAATGGGATAAAGAAGAGCTGCCGACCCAGTTCTACCATAAAGACGGCAAAAGCTACGTCCGCGTTACGGCGACGGTAGACCCTGAACAGCTGTCTACTGCGGGTGATGATATCGACGAAGCGTTGAAAAAAATAACGCCGCCGGACGGCGTCAAGCTGAACGTTGGCGGAGCGGAAGCCGACCAGTCGGCCGATTTTGCCAGCTTGTTTATGATGATGCTCGTGTCTATCGGCATTGTTTATCTCATTATGGTGGTCACATTCAAAACGCTGCGTGCGCCAATCGCGATTTTGTCCTCGCTTTTGTTTGTGCCGATCGGGGCGGTGCTTGGCCTCATTATCGCGGGTATTACCCCGGACTTTACGGCCATCTTTGGCATCGTTATGCTTGTGGGGGTTGTCGTCACGAACGCAATCGTGCTTATTGACCGTGTCAGACAAAATGAAACGCGCATGTCGATCCGCGAATCGCTTATCGAAGCAGCAGCTACACGAATGCGCCCGATTTTGATGACCGCGATCGCAACGATCTGTGCAATGCTTCCGCTCGTATTCGGCTCTACCGAAAGCGGCAGCATCGTTTCGCAAAGCTTGGCAGTCGTCGTCATCGGCGGCTTGGCCGTTGCAACGCTGCTCACGCTTGTGATCGTGCCTTGTATTTATGAGCTGCTATTTTTCCGCAAGTCTGCCATACAGCGCAGGGAGGCCGGTTCGGAAGTGAATTCCGCCGTGTAA
- a CDS encoding SGNH/GDSL hydrolase family protein has protein sequence MFDTIIEATARPDGKFSQEIYLEGRLIDKARFAGGITDEAILEHLKSCSGFRRLVHSIGISVKSNEQESAGVFFVLENWGVTSKYETGTRLRIPCETDGSETILTLEEYDWSPDDDVPGKFAFEFEREGTLATVSIIFYLNEGYQVPEFQVEPPVDFRSESYREMIAKSLLNKGNNKRLKAAIDKAKRGEDVTIAYIGGSITQGAGAKPIHTECYAYRSYAIFKQMFGKDDGGHIHLIKAGVGGTPSELGIVRYDRDILRNGDVNPDIVIVEFAVNDEGDETKGNCYESLTLKALTSANKPAVILLFSVFLNDWNLQDRLAPVGEHYDLPMVSVKDAVVEQFRLTKTEGNIISKRQFFYDTYHPTNAGHQVMADCLGFLFAETERSAPDLSDIVTDKPAMIGNDFIHTCLLDRSKIDDIASIDPGSFNGTDADLQSVEMDDHPYGTPQFPNNWMHKGESGRGSFKMTIRCKRLILIFKDSGNIEFGSADIWVDGLQKLTADPHIHNWTHCNAVILFNEQAATEHTVEIRMASGHEDKHFTILGFGYVS, from the coding sequence ATGTTTGATACGATTATCGAAGCAACTGCTCGCCCCGACGGAAAGTTCTCGCAAGAGATATATTTGGAAGGGCGGCTCATAGACAAAGCTAGATTTGCGGGCGGTATTACGGATGAGGCCATTCTTGAACATCTGAAGAGCTGCAGCGGGTTTCGACGCCTGGTTCACAGTATTGGAATTTCCGTCAAGTCAAATGAACAAGAATCGGCAGGCGTTTTTTTTGTGCTTGAAAATTGGGGAGTAACGAGCAAATACGAAACAGGTACGCGGCTTAGAATTCCGTGTGAGACCGACGGTTCGGAAACGATTTTGACGTTGGAGGAATACGATTGGTCGCCGGATGACGATGTACCCGGCAAGTTCGCTTTCGAATTCGAGCGTGAAGGCACACTGGCGACAGTAAGCATTATTTTTTACCTGAATGAAGGGTATCAAGTGCCCGAGTTTCAGGTTGAGCCGCCGGTTGATTTCAGATCGGAATCCTACCGGGAGATGATCGCCAAGTCTCTATTAAACAAAGGCAACAACAAGAGATTGAAAGCGGCGATCGACAAAGCAAAGCGGGGTGAGGATGTCACGATCGCCTACATCGGCGGCTCGATCACGCAAGGAGCGGGAGCCAAGCCGATCCATACGGAATGTTATGCTTATCGGTCGTATGCCATCTTTAAGCAAATGTTCGGCAAAGACGACGGCGGCCATATTCATCTGATTAAAGCAGGAGTGGGCGGAACACCGTCGGAGCTGGGGATCGTCCGTTACGATCGGGATATTCTCAGGAACGGGGATGTGAATCCGGATATTGTGATTGTTGAATTTGCAGTCAATGACGAAGGAGACGAAACAAAAGGCAACTGTTACGAGAGCCTGACATTAAAAGCGCTCACCTCTGCCAATAAACCTGCCGTAATATTATTGTTCAGCGTGTTTTTGAATGACTGGAATCTTCAGGACCGGCTTGCTCCAGTAGGAGAACACTACGATCTTCCGATGGTCAGTGTAAAGGACGCAGTAGTAGAGCAGTTTCGGTTAACCAAGACAGAAGGAAACATTATTTCCAAAAGGCAGTTTTTCTACGATACATATCATCCAACCAATGCCGGGCATCAGGTTATGGCGGATTGTCTTGGCTTCTTGTTTGCTGAAACCGAGCGTTCCGCACCGGATTTGAGTGACATCGTAACAGATAAGCCGGCGATGATCGGCAATGACTTCATCCATACGTGTTTGCTGGATCGCAGCAAGATAGACGATATTGCCAGCATAGATCCTGGCAGCTTCAATGGAACGGATGCCGATCTGCAAAGCGTTGAAATGGATGATCATCCGTATGGAACGCCGCAATTCCCGAATAACTGGATGCATAAGGGGGAATCCGGGAGGGGCAGCTTCAAAATGACAATCCGGTGCAAGCGCCTCATCCTGATCTTTAAGGACTCCGGTAACATCGAATTTGGAAGTGCGGATATTTGGGTAGATGGACTGCAAAAGCTGACGGCGGATCCGCACATCCATAACTGGACGCACTGCAATGCTGTAATTTTGTTTAACGAGCAAGCTGCAACGGAGCATACGGTGGAAATCAGGATGGCATCCGGTCATGAGGACAAACACTTTACCATTCTGGGATTTGGTTACGTGTCGTAA
- a CDS encoding class I SAM-dependent methyltransferase, with the protein MDYHTLLARLGEGSAHPGGFQATKRFIRQIGFPRGTKVLEAGCGTGRTACYLASLGCKVTAIDRNEHMIQKAVHRAKQNGARVRFLQADAASMPFPDETFDVIFTESVTAFTQGNSAIREYLRVLKPKGVLYDRELAFAKPLTTAQKKELQSFYGLHHLRTVPAWLRLMRKSGFHQCSASRFSKLKKTANDNDPFRVIDHELFAKPDAVAMMMNNERLMSKYSRVMGSVVITARKT; encoded by the coding sequence TTGGATTACCATACATTGTTGGCCCGGCTCGGTGAAGGAAGCGCACATCCGGGAGGTTTCCAAGCGACAAAACGATTCATCAGACAAATCGGCTTTCCGCGCGGCACCAAAGTCCTGGAGGCAGGATGCGGAACGGGGCGGACAGCCTGTTATTTAGCCAGCTTAGGCTGCAAGGTGACAGCCATAGACCGGAACGAACATATGATTCAAAAAGCGGTGCATCGTGCGAAGCAAAACGGAGCACGCGTACGTTTCCTGCAAGCGGATGCCGCTTCCATGCCTTTTCCGGATGAGACGTTTGATGTTATTTTTACGGAATCGGTTACGGCCTTTACGCAAGGAAACTCCGCTATACGCGAATACTTGCGAGTGTTGAAGCCAAAGGGCGTCCTGTACGACCGCGAGCTGGCATTTGCCAAACCATTAACCACGGCGCAAAAGAAGGAGCTACAGTCTTTTTACGGGCTACATCATCTGCGAACCGTCCCGGCATGGTTAAGGCTGATGCGAAAATCAGGGTTTCACCAATGCTCCGCGTCCAGATTTTCAAAGCTGAAAAAAACGGCCAATGACAACGATCCATTCCGGGTGATCGACCACGAGCTGTTTGCAAAACCAGATGCAGTAGCCATGATGATGAACAATGAACGCCTGATGAGCAAATACTCCCGTGTGATGGGCAGCGTTGTCATTACGGCTCGGAAAACCTGA
- a CDS encoding winged helix-turn-helix transcriptional regulator: MDNLTNEQQLPAEEKHPNESGYSHICSVLEILGAKWSFLVMAELHKGPRRFQQLLRDVAVVRTQSLTNVLRQLESNGIVHREVFPTVPVTVEYSLTDKGRDFQAALKEMENWAIRWGNGVREE, from the coding sequence ATGGATAATTTAACGAATGAACAGCAGCTCCCGGCTGAGGAAAAGCACCCTAATGAATCGGGATATTCTCACATTTGCTCGGTCCTGGAAATATTGGGTGCAAAATGGTCCTTTCTTGTTATGGCTGAACTGCACAAAGGACCACGAAGATTCCAGCAATTGCTGCGGGATGTTGCTGTCGTGCGAACGCAGTCATTGACGAATGTGCTACGGCAATTGGAAAGCAATGGTATCGTTCATCGCGAAGTGTTTCCAACCGTACCTGTGACCGTCGAATATTCCTTGACGGATAAAGGGAGGGACTTTCAAGCAGCGCTTAAGGAGATGGAGAATTGGGCGATCCGATGGGGAAATGGCGTTCGAGAGGAGTAA
- a CDS encoding MFS transporter, which produces MKTNAFAIYILAIGVFFTATSELVVSGILPLIAKDVNITLAVAGQLITAYSLSFAVATPLLIVLTSRANRKLVLVGSLVFFIAGSALSAYSPNLETLLAARVVLGASSGMFLVVSLGIAAKLVPADKLGRSIGTIILGFSSSMVLGVPLGIAIADWWNWRVIFILLGALSVLAGVAIVRLLPDVEGDDPVPISRQLKQAGHAVILFALFISLFREGGNSVFLTYISPYMQQLLGFETADIAFMMLALGVIGAFASRLGGSIVDRWGASRALGVFISIHLLALALLPFLSFSTPLAVGLIVIMFIALFASGPAVQSYMIQQAPKSANFVLSLNTSVIHLGIAGGAGAGGYLVSGTATLQYHPWLAAGLVALGLIAAQISFALGRKNVRNTE; this is translated from the coding sequence ATGAAAACAAATGCATTTGCGATCTATATTCTCGCTATTGGTGTGTTCTTTACCGCTACATCCGAATTAGTGGTATCAGGAATTTTACCTCTAATCGCCAAAGATGTAAATATTACCTTAGCCGTTGCCGGCCAGCTTATTACCGCCTATTCCTTGTCCTTTGCAGTAGCCACTCCGCTACTCATCGTGCTGACAAGCCGCGCAAACCGGAAGCTAGTGCTCGTTGGTTCGCTTGTATTTTTTATCGCTGGAAGTGCATTATCCGCGTATAGCCCAAACCTCGAGACGTTATTGGCTGCGCGTGTAGTGCTTGGAGCAAGCTCAGGCATGTTCCTCGTTGTTTCATTAGGCATTGCCGCAAAACTCGTGCCAGCCGATAAACTTGGCCGTTCTATCGGAACTATTATTTTAGGCTTCAGCAGCTCGATGGTACTGGGCGTGCCGCTTGGCATCGCCATAGCCGACTGGTGGAATTGGCGGGTTATCTTCATCCTGTTAGGTGCACTTAGCGTCCTAGCCGGTGTAGCCATTGTACGCCTCTTGCCTGATGTGGAAGGCGATGATCCGGTTCCAATCTCGCGTCAATTGAAACAAGCGGGCCATGCGGTTATTCTTTTTGCCTTATTCATTTCATTGTTTCGTGAAGGAGGAAACTCTGTTTTTTTAACCTACATCTCGCCTTATATGCAGCAATTGCTAGGCTTCGAAACAGCGGATATTGCTTTCATGATGCTCGCTCTCGGCGTAATTGGCGCTTTTGCCTCCCGGCTAGGAGGCAGCATAGTGGACCGCTGGGGAGCTTCACGCGCGCTGGGCGTTTTCATCTCCATTCATCTGCTGGCTTTAGCCCTTCTGCCTTTCCTATCATTCTCTACCCCGCTCGCGGTCGGGCTGATCGTCATCATGTTTATCGCGTTATTCGCTTCCGGTCCAGCCGTACAGAGCTATATGATTCAGCAGGCGCCTAAATCGGCCAACTTCGTTCTAAGCTTGAACACCTCTGTCATCCATCTGGGCATTGCAGGCGGTGCGGGTGCAGGCGGATATTTGGTGAGCGGAACAGCTACACTGCAGTACCATCCTTGGCTTGCTGCCGGGCTTGTTGCACTCGGTTTAATAGCCGCGCAAATCAGCTTTGCGCTGGGCCGGAAGAACGTCAGAAATACCGAGTAA
- a CDS encoding HIT family protein — MGEESLEHLNCLGCRIANGIEPGVNTVFDNEWIACVLDTAPFHDGHTLILPKKHYWDVEDLDAEAANAIMNASQKLSVALKRIFRPDGITICQNGGKFNDLGHYHMHVIPRYEGDGFSWSDPLHPDGAETRLRQTREKLRMALG; from the coding sequence ATGGGGGAAGAGAGCTTGGAGCATTTGAATTGCTTGGGGTGCCGGATCGCAAACGGCATTGAGCCTGGTGTAAATACCGTATTCGACAACGAATGGATTGCTTGCGTGCTCGACACTGCTCCTTTTCACGATGGCCACACATTAATTTTGCCAAAAAAACATTATTGGGATGTGGAAGACCTCGATGCAGAAGCTGCAAATGCCATCATGAATGCATCTCAAAAGTTATCCGTTGCGCTAAAACGGATCTTCCGGCCGGACGGTATCACCATATGCCAGAACGGCGGCAAGTTCAATGACCTTGGCCACTATCACATGCACGTAATCCCCCGTTATGAAGGGGACGGCTTTTCCTGGAGCGATCCGCTTCATCCGGACGGCGCTGAAACCCGGTTAAGACAAACGAGAGAGAAGCTGAGGATGGCATTAGGTTAG